The Solanum lycopersicum chromosome 6, SLM_r2.1 genome has a window encoding:
- the LOC104647919 gene encoding uncharacterized protein gives MVKQIYDYLRGEQTKPEWRCLMFKNAARPKAIFTLRILLNRKLATVNRLSKWGMTHNKTCVLCKNVDENMDHMFLQCHYAGEVWERVFTWASIHNNRPKTCAHFIQWSNQHGKGKTTKAQLFKLILAEGVHAVWNERNKRIFEDKKCLIDEVVKKIAHVTIARSSISIKNVISHRKI, from the coding sequence ATGGTTAAACAAATCTACGATTATCTGAGAGGGGAACAAACTAAGCCTGAATGGAGATGTCTAATGTTTAAGAATGCAGCTAGGCCAAAAGCTATCTTTACACTAAGGATTTTGTTGAATAGAAAGCTAGCAACAGTGAATAGACTTTCCAAATGGGGAATGACACATAATAAAACCTGTGTACTTTGTAAAAATGTGGATGAAAATATGGATCATATGTTCCTACAATGTCACTATGCAGGGGAAGTGTGGGAAAGAGTATTTACTTGGGCTAGTATTCACAATAACAGGCCAAAGACATGTGCACATTTTATCCAATGGAGTAATCAACATGGGAAAGGGAAGACTACAAAAGCTCAACTATTCAAGCTGATCCTAGCTGAAGGTGTCCATGCTGTGTGGAATGAGAGAAACAAGAGAATTTTTGAAGACAAGAAGTGCTTGATAGATGAGGTAGTTAAGAAAATAGCCCATGTAACTATTGCTAGATCTTCTATTAgtattaaaaatgttattagtCATAGGAAGATTTGA